Proteins from a genomic interval of Micromonospora sp. NBC_00389:
- a CDS encoding low temperature requirement protein A, which produces MSTGHWRGRILPAAPGSRVTRLELFYDLVFVLAFLNVTTLLSAHLHVRTLLAGLVVLALLWWCWVSFAALGNVVRTDQGVLPLIGAVTVVALFVLNLSVPEAFTNRPGGPPGPLVFAACYLVIRVVQVLVLLTRADAPGRAALRSGLPLLASVMLILVAGALPHPPQVGVTWLQLTLWAAAVGIEFTAGGLVRSAGLAVVSAAHVAERYALILLIALGESIISLGLGTKPAAGLPLSWAVIVASVLGVTTIAALWWMYFDTVALELEQRLHGTRDPDARAAYARDVYAYLHLPLIAGIILFALGLKRYLAVIADPHGDPWRVRALSLDYRVLFAGVIIYIVGLLALGVRASHRVRLWPTVTVVALAVVLLPAGRLPAVAGLAVLAAACVALVLAGLRASDPLRREVRQVALQEQVAAEQEQSEWRRRHL; this is translated from the coding sequence ATGAGCACCGGCCACTGGCGGGGTCGGATCCTGCCTGCCGCGCCGGGGTCCCGCGTCACTCGCCTGGAGTTGTTCTACGACCTGGTGTTCGTGCTCGCGTTCCTCAACGTCACCACCCTGCTGTCGGCGCACCTGCACGTACGCACGCTGCTCGCGGGGCTGGTGGTGCTGGCCCTGCTGTGGTGGTGCTGGGTCTCCTTCGCCGCCCTCGGCAACGTGGTCCGCACCGACCAGGGGGTGCTGCCGCTGATCGGCGCGGTGACGGTGGTCGCCCTGTTCGTGCTCAACCTGAGCGTGCCGGAAGCGTTCACGAACCGACCCGGTGGGCCGCCCGGCCCGCTCGTCTTCGCCGCCTGCTACCTGGTCATCCGGGTGGTTCAGGTGCTGGTGCTGCTGACCCGCGCCGACGCCCCGGGCCGCGCGGCACTGCGGTCCGGCCTGCCGCTGCTGGCCAGCGTGATGCTGATCCTGGTCGCCGGGGCGCTGCCCCACCCGCCCCAGGTCGGGGTGACGTGGCTGCAGCTGACGCTGTGGGCGGCCGCCGTGGGCATCGAGTTCACCGCCGGGGGCCTGGTCCGCAGCGCCGGTCTGGCGGTGGTCTCCGCCGCCCACGTGGCCGAGCGGTACGCGCTGATCCTGCTCATCGCGCTCGGCGAGTCGATCATCTCGCTCGGACTGGGAACCAAACCGGCCGCCGGCCTGCCGCTCAGCTGGGCGGTGATCGTGGCGTCGGTCCTCGGCGTCACCACCATCGCGGCGCTGTGGTGGATGTACTTCGACACCGTGGCGCTCGAACTCGAGCAGAGGCTGCACGGCACCCGCGACCCGGACGCGCGGGCCGCCTACGCCCGTGACGTCTACGCGTACCTGCATCTGCCGTTGATCGCCGGGATCATCCTGTTCGCCCTCGGCCTGAAGCGCTACCTCGCCGTGATCGCCGACCCGCACGGTGACCCGTGGCGGGTGCGGGCGCTCAGCCTGGACTACCGGGTGCTGTTCGCCGGCGTGATCATCTACATCGTGGGCCTGCTGGCGTTGGGGGTGCGGGCCAGCCACCGGGTGCGCCTGTGGCCGACCGTGACGGTGGTGGCGCTGGCCGTCGTGCTGCTGCCCGCAGGCCGGTTGCCGGCGGTCGCCGGCCTGGCGGTGCTCGCCGCGGCCTGCGTCGCGCTGGTGCTGGCCGGGCTGCGCGCCAGTGACCCGCTGCGCCGCGAGGTGCGGCAGGTCGCGCTGCAGGAGCAGGTCGCCGCCGAGCAGGAGCAGTCCGAGTGGCGCCGTCGCCACCTGTGA
- a CDS encoding penicillin acylase family protein, with the protein MPRPALRARLAALTAAALTTSVLTVTPPSPALAATTFTPDDYCLGQCADILPPGQNGNATLVAILAHQTLGTRPAHSSDQLDEYANLVYNYAGLTDEQIAHFYNDASFGVPAAQVESTISPRADVTIVRDKATGVPHVTGTTRAGTMFGAGYAGAQDRLWVMDLLRHAGRGTLTSFAGGAPGNRELEQSIWANSPYAEADLQAQVDGLRLKGTRGQQLYTDVVDYITGINAYIDKSIADDNYPGEYVLTGAGKPTHFTMTDLIATAGVVGGLFGGGGGSEIQSALVRVAARAKYGTTEGDRVWQAFRSQNDPETVLTLHDGQSFPYGATPPGATSAVLPDAGTVIAEPLAYEQSGGAAARAGASTATHGLLGGLSNLRAHGMSNAVVVSGRHTTTGNPVAVFGPQTGYFAPQLLMLQELQGLGISARGAAFAGLNLYVLLGRGQDYAWSATSASQDLTDTYAVPLCTTDGSAPTLRSNRYLHRGQCLAMEVLERRNSWSPTLADPTPAGSYTLRALRTKYGLVAYRGLVNGQPTAFTRLRSTYRHEADSAIGFQAYNDPSAMGSAAAFQASAANVGYAFNWFYVNSTEAAYFNSGSNPVRPATADPNLPTKAEPAYEWVGWNPDTNNATYTPASAHPQSVNQDYYVSWNNKQAQDFAAADGNFSYGAVHRGQLLDGPVRAAITQRKLGRADIVKITAEAAVTDLRGQQVLGELLRVLDSTPVTDPALAAAVSKLRAWQQAGSRRVETSPGSKVYQHAEAIRIFDAWWPLLAAAQFRPGLGPDLYAALVDAIEVNEAPSGGQNGGRDGAVSWALQGQAHKGSSFQYGWWGYVDKDLRTVLGDPVAGGLGRAYCGNGNLGACRQALLDTLGRATAVPATTVYPGDTSCGAGDQWCADSIAQSGLGGITHPLIAWQNRPTYQQVVSFPARRGDNVTNLAQGRPATASSTQFLTSNTPDKAVDGSLGSRWSSSYKDNQWLRVDLGAARTVSRAVLRWESAYGIGYRIEVSGDGTSWQPVFSTTTGNGGVDNATFTPVSARYVRVYGVNRATSYGFSLYEFELYGR; encoded by the coding sequence ATGCCCAGACCCGCCCTTCGCGCCCGGCTCGCGGCGCTCACCGCCGCCGCCCTGACCACGAGCGTCCTGACGGTCACCCCGCCGTCACCGGCGCTCGCCGCCACCACCTTCACCCCCGACGACTACTGCCTCGGCCAGTGCGCCGACATCCTGCCCCCCGGGCAGAACGGCAACGCCACGCTGGTCGCCATCCTGGCCCACCAGACGCTCGGCACCCGCCCAGCACACTCCAGCGACCAGCTCGACGAGTACGCGAACCTGGTCTACAACTACGCCGGGCTGACCGACGAGCAGATCGCCCACTTCTACAACGACGCCTCGTTCGGCGTCCCCGCCGCGCAGGTCGAAAGCACCATTTCACCGCGGGCGGACGTCACCATCGTGCGGGACAAGGCCACCGGCGTCCCGCACGTCACCGGAACCACCCGCGCCGGCACCATGTTCGGCGCCGGCTACGCCGGGGCCCAGGACCGGCTCTGGGTGATGGACCTGCTGCGGCACGCCGGTCGCGGCACGCTCACCTCGTTCGCCGGCGGCGCGCCGGGCAACCGTGAGCTGGAGCAGAGCATCTGGGCCAACTCGCCCTACGCGGAGGCGGACCTCCAGGCGCAGGTGGACGGGCTGCGCCTCAAGGGCACCCGGGGCCAGCAGCTCTACACCGACGTGGTCGACTACATCACCGGCATCAACGCCTACATTGACAAGTCGATCGCCGACGACAACTACCCCGGCGAATACGTGCTGACCGGCGCTGGCAAGCCGACGCACTTCACCATGACCGATTTGATCGCCACCGCCGGTGTGGTTGGCGGGCTCTTCGGCGGGGGCGGTGGCAGCGAGATCCAGTCCGCGCTGGTCCGGGTGGCCGCCAGGGCCAAGTACGGCACCACCGAGGGCGACCGGGTCTGGCAGGCGTTCCGCTCCCAGAACGACCCGGAAACCGTGCTCACGCTGCACGACGGGCAGAGCTTCCCCTACGGCGCGACACCGCCGGGCGCGACCAGCGCGGTACTCCCCGACGCCGGCACGGTGATCGCCGAGCCCCTCGCCTACGAACAGAGCGGCGGGGCCGCCGCCCGCGCCGGTGCCAGCACAGCCACCCACGGGCTGCTCGGCGGGCTGTCCAACCTGCGCGCACACGGCATGTCCAACGCAGTGGTGGTCTCCGGCCGACACACCACCACCGGCAACCCGGTCGCCGTGTTCGGCCCGCAGACCGGCTACTTCGCCCCGCAGCTGCTCATGCTCCAGGAACTCCAAGGGCTGGGGATCAGCGCGCGCGGCGCCGCGTTCGCCGGGCTGAACCTCTACGTGCTGCTCGGTCGAGGTCAGGACTACGCCTGGAGCGCCACCTCGGCCTCCCAGGACCTGACCGACACGTACGCGGTGCCGCTGTGCACCACCGACGGCAGTGCCCCGACGCTCCGCTCCAACCGCTACCTCCACCGGGGCCAGTGCCTGGCGATGGAGGTGCTGGAGCGGCGCAACTCCTGGTCGCCGACCCTGGCCGACCCCACCCCTGCCGGCTCGTACACGCTGCGCGCGCTGCGCACCAAGTACGGGCTGGTGGCCTACCGGGGCCTGGTGAACGGGCAGCCGACCGCGTTCACCAGGCTGCGCTCGACCTACCGGCACGAGGCCGACTCGGCGATCGGCTTCCAGGCGTACAACGACCCGTCGGCCATGGGCAGCGCGGCGGCGTTCCAGGCGTCCGCAGCCAACGTCGGGTACGCGTTCAACTGGTTCTACGTCAACTCGACCGAGGCGGCGTACTTCAACTCCGGCTCGAACCCGGTACGGCCCGCCACCGCCGACCCGAACCTGCCGACGAAGGCCGAGCCGGCCTACGAGTGGGTGGGCTGGAACCCGGACACCAACAACGCCACCTACACCCCGGCGTCGGCCCACCCGCAGTCAGTCAACCAGGACTACTACGTCAGCTGGAACAACAAGCAGGCGCAGGACTTCGCCGCAGCCGACGGCAACTTCAGCTACGGCGCGGTGCACCGGGGCCAACTGCTCGACGGTCCGGTGCGCGCAGCCATCACCCAGCGCAAGCTCGGCCGCGCCGACATTGTGAAGATCACCGCCGAGGCGGCAGTGACCGACCTGCGTGGCCAGCAGGTTCTCGGCGAACTGCTACGGGTGCTCGACAGCACGCCGGTCACCGACCCGGCGCTGGCCGCCGCCGTGAGCAAACTGCGAGCCTGGCAGCAGGCCGGCTCCCGCCGGGTGGAGACGTCACCCGGCTCCAAGGTCTACCAGCACGCCGAGGCTATCCGGATCTTCGACGCCTGGTGGCCGCTGCTGGCCGCGGCCCAGTTCCGACCCGGCCTCGGGCCCGACCTGTATGCCGCCCTGGTCGATGCCATCGAGGTGAACGAGGCGCCGTCAGGCGGCCAGAACGGCGGGCGTGACGGCGCCGTGAGCTGGGCATTGCAAGGGCAGGCGCACAAGGGTTCGTCGTTCCAGTACGGCTGGTGGGGCTACGTCGACAAGGACCTGCGCACCGTGCTCGGCGACCCCGTCGCCGGCGGGCTGGGGCGCGCGTACTGCGGCAACGGCAACCTCGGCGCGTGCCGGCAGGCGCTGCTCGACACGCTCGGCCGCGCCACCGCGGTGCCGGCCACGACGGTCTACCCGGGTGACACGTCCTGCGGGGCCGGCGACCAGTGGTGCGCCGACTCCATCGCCCAGTCCGGGCTCGGCGGCATCACCCACCCGCTGATCGCCTGGCAGAACCGTCCCACCTACCAGCAGGTCGTCTCGTTTCCGGCGCGACGCGGCGACAACGTCACCAACCTGGCGCAGGGCCGTCCGGCCACCGCGTCGAGCACCCAGTTCCTGACCAGCAACACCCCGGACAAGGCAGTCGACGGCAGCCTCGGCAGCCGATGGTCCAGCAGCTACAAGGACAACCAGTGGCTCCGGGTTGACCTCGGCGCGGCCCGGACGGTCAGCCGGGCGGTGCTGCGCTGGGAATCCGCGTACGGCATCGGGTACCGGATCGAGGTCTCCGGCGACGGTACCTCCTGGCAGCCGGTGTTCAGCACCACCACCGGCAACGGCGGCGTCGACAACGCCACCTTCACCCCGGTCAGCGCCCGCTACGTGCGGGTGTACGGGGTCAACCGGGCCACCTCGTACGGGTTCTCGCTCTACGAATTCGAGCTCTACGGACGGTGA
- a CDS encoding FAD-dependent monooxygenase, which produces MSAVEVLVVGAGPTGLAMAGQLAALGVRVRVVDRSVDRVHESRALAVQPRTLEVLASLGVTDEMVAVGNRAVRLRLHARGRARTVPLFDLGLSGTAYPYLLFLSQAETERILGEHLAAVGLDIERGVELVGLDRAADGAVAMLRHGDGRAERVAARYVVGCDGAHSAVRHLAGIGFEGGAYPQTFVLADLEADGLDTGTAHVFLSERGMLFFFPLGHPSTWRLLVMRPPAEVVSPDAPVTLDEVQALADTYTAATVRLHGPVWMTNFRLHHRAATHYRAGSVFLAGDAAHIHSPAGAQGMNTGIQDAVNLGWKLAQALRGGATSTLLDTYETERAPVGRMVLRFSDRAFTVATSTNPAVRFARTRIAPALIPVVLASRFVRASAFRTVSQLGISYRNSPLSVDGPRPSRTGPRPGDRLPNAPLPEGGTLHRLTATPRWHLLLCGPPPAWSSGETVTLSQQYSDRLDVHWLTEPDASEAATAAHALRQLGLAPGSSGLYLIRPDGHIGYRSGGTDMTGLVTYLQRWLRSPLP; this is translated from the coding sequence GTGAGCGCCGTCGAGGTTCTGGTGGTCGGGGCGGGGCCAACCGGACTGGCCATGGCCGGGCAGTTGGCCGCCCTGGGTGTGCGGGTCCGGGTGGTAGATCGATCTGTCGACCGGGTGCACGAGTCCCGTGCCCTGGCGGTTCAGCCGCGCACTCTGGAGGTCCTCGCCAGTCTCGGGGTGACCGATGAGATGGTGGCCGTGGGGAACCGCGCGGTGCGACTGCGTCTGCACGCACGGGGGCGGGCACGTACCGTGCCGCTGTTTGACTTGGGTTTGTCCGGCACCGCGTATCCGTATCTGTTGTTCCTGTCGCAGGCGGAGACCGAGCGCATCCTGGGGGAGCACCTCGCGGCGGTGGGGCTTGATATCGAACGGGGTGTCGAGCTGGTGGGTCTGGACCGTGCCGCCGACGGTGCGGTGGCGATGCTGCGGCACGGAGACGGCCGGGCGGAGCGGGTGGCGGCCCGGTATGTGGTGGGTTGCGACGGCGCGCACAGCGCTGTGCGGCACCTCGCCGGGATCGGATTCGAGGGCGGCGCGTATCCGCAGACGTTCGTCCTGGCTGACCTGGAGGCCGACGGCCTCGACACGGGGACGGCGCACGTGTTCTTGTCCGAGCGGGGGATGCTGTTCTTCTTCCCACTCGGCCACCCGAGCACCTGGCGACTGCTGGTCATGCGACCGCCCGCCGAGGTGGTCTCACCAGACGCCCCGGTCACCCTCGACGAGGTGCAGGCACTCGCCGACACTTACACCGCCGCGACTGTGCGGCTGCACGGTCCTGTCTGGATGACCAACTTTCGGCTGCACCACCGCGCCGCCACCCACTACCGGGCCGGGTCGGTGTTCCTGGCCGGCGACGCCGCGCACATCCACAGCCCCGCCGGCGCGCAGGGAATGAACACCGGCATCCAGGACGCCGTCAACCTCGGTTGGAAACTCGCCCAGGCCCTGCGGGGCGGCGCCACCTCGACGCTGCTGGATACCTACGAGACGGAACGGGCGCCAGTCGGTCGGATGGTGCTGCGCTTCAGCGACCGGGCGTTCACTGTCGCGACGTCCACCAACCCTGCCGTCCGGTTCGCTCGTACCCGGATCGCCCCCGCTCTCATCCCGGTCGTGCTCGCGTCCCGGTTCGTGCGGGCCTCCGCGTTCCGGACGGTTTCGCAGTTGGGCATCAGCTACCGGAACAGTCCGCTGTCGGTGGACGGGCCGCGTCCATCGCGCACCGGTCCACGACCCGGCGACCGGCTGCCCAACGCCCCGCTCCCCGAAGGCGGCACGCTCCACCGGCTCACGGCCACGCCCAGGTGGCACCTGCTGCTGTGCGGGCCGCCACCCGCCTGGTCGAGCGGCGAGACCGTGACATTAAGTCAGCAGTACTCCGACCGGCTCGACGTGCACTGGCTGACCGAACCCGACGCGAGTGAAGCGGCTACCGCCGCCCACGCGTTGCGACAGCTCGGCCTGGCCCCCGGCTCCAGCGGCCTGTATCTGATCCGCCCCGATGGTCACATCGGCTACCGGTCAGGCGGCACCGACATGACTGGGCTGGTGACCTACCTGCAACGCTGGCTCCGCTCGCCACTGCCGTGA
- a CDS encoding S8 family serine peptidase, which produces MCLGSIDPPDVDPLEAAVNDLSAQTGALFVIAAGKDGCGYGVHPVGSPRTAVAALSAAAVAVADRGYIANFSSCGPGAGDSALKPEISAPGVNITVAVPAAAPPRHSCIRQNGLLAPAVNGQLQSSGLGHRSKSVERVQVSTLRRVGAR; this is translated from the coding sequence ATGTGTCTCGGCAGCATCGACCCACCCGATGTCGACCCGCTCGAAGCCGCGGTGAATGACCTGTCGGCCCAGACCGGGGCGCTCTTCGTCATCGCGGCGGGCAAGGACGGCTGTGGTTACGGCGTTCACCCAGTCGGCTCACCGAGGACCGCCGTCGCGGCGCTGAGCGCGGCCGCGGTCGCGGTCGCCGACAGGGGCTACATCGCCAACTTCTCGAGCTGCGGCCCTGGCGCCGGTGACTCCGCGCTGAAGCCGGAGATCAGCGCCCCTGGCGTGAACATCACCGTGGCGGTCCCGGCGGCGGCTCCACCGCGGCACAGCTGCATCCGACAAAACGGTCTGCTGGCCCCTGCCGTAAATGGACAGCTCCAGTCAAGCGGGCTGGGGCATAGATCGAAGTCGGTCGAACGGGTGCAGGTGTCGACGTTGCGGCGCGTGGGTGCCCGATAA
- a CDS encoding endonuclease/exonuclease/phosphatase family protein, with amino-acid sequence MRIATFNANNLFSRWSFQAELSRTVANPPLAEIATDATPDATGGPSSEQPSVVEVVLPDGTHMSGILRTFRGRLVKGKDPKARAWIARRIAALNADVLCLQEVEDQDALDTFHRDDLRPLGIDYRYRVVVEGNDPRRIDVAICSRHPITRISSWRFWPNPAGEPVFGRDLLQAEIAAPDGKPLHVLVNHLKSNFITDEHTLSPAEVAAARKAIAERRRDQATAIAKILRRQRLTRRVVVTGDFNDAPEAETLAALQQANLTEHIQRGTTIAGPNRNGTLIDDKFADLSPTMWTHRHRAKGVTTFALYDQIWTTPDLTVTAAHVMRRTQISGDGSDHDPAYIDLAVS; translated from the coding sequence GTGAGGATCGCGACGTTCAACGCCAACAACCTGTTCTCCCGCTGGTCGTTCCAGGCGGAGCTTTCCCGGACCGTGGCCAATCCCCCGCTCGCCGAGATCGCCACCGACGCTACGCCGGACGCAACAGGCGGGCCGAGCAGCGAGCAACCGTCAGTGGTCGAGGTGGTCCTGCCCGACGGCACCCACATGAGCGGAATTCTGCGCACCTTCCGCGGCAGACTCGTGAAGGGCAAGGACCCGAAAGCCCGGGCGTGGATCGCCCGACGCATCGCCGCCCTGAACGCCGACGTGCTGTGCCTGCAGGAAGTCGAAGACCAAGACGCCCTTGACACGTTCCACCGCGACGACCTGCGCCCCCTGGGCATCGACTACCGCTACCGGGTCGTCGTAGAGGGCAACGACCCCCGCCGCATCGACGTTGCCATCTGCTCCCGCCACCCGATCACCCGCATCAGCTCCTGGCGGTTTTGGCCCAACCCTGCCGGGGAACCGGTGTTCGGCCGCGACCTCCTTCAAGCCGAGATCGCCGCCCCGGACGGTAAACCGTTGCACGTGCTCGTCAACCACCTCAAGAGCAACTTCATCACCGACGAACACACCCTCAGCCCCGCCGAGGTCGCAGCCGCTCGAAAAGCCATCGCCGAACGACGCCGCGACCAAGCCACGGCGATCGCCAAGATCCTGCGCCGACAGCGGCTGACCCGCCGCGTTGTGGTCACCGGCGACTTCAACGACGCCCCTGAGGCCGAGACCCTCGCCGCCCTGCAACAAGCAAACCTCACCGAACACATCCAACGCGGCACCACGATCGCCGGCCCCAACCGCAACGGGACCCTCATCGACGACAAGTTCGCCGACCTGTCCCCCACCATGTGGACACACCGGCACCGGGCGAAGGGCGTCACCACCTTCGCCCTCTACGACCAGATCTGGACGACCCCCGACCTGACCGTCACCGCCGCGCACGTGATGCGCCGCACCCAGATCAGCGGTGATGGGTCCGACCACGACCCCGCATACATCGACCTTGCCGTGAGCTGA
- a CDS encoding heavy metal-responsive transcriptional regulator: MRIGELADATGITTKTLRFYEASGLLPPAGRYGNGYRDYDDEAVARLDFIRRGRAAGFTLAQIRDILAVRDAGNAPCGHVRELLAQRLDAIDAQLADLHALRCTVAQLHQSAADAEPDTCPPEQVCRYL; this comes from the coding sequence ATGCGGATCGGGGAACTCGCCGACGCAACCGGCATTACTACCAAAACGCTACGCTTCTACGAAGCCAGCGGCCTGCTCCCACCTGCGGGACGTTACGGGAACGGCTACCGCGACTACGACGACGAGGCGGTCGCGCGGCTCGACTTCATCCGCCGCGGTCGCGCCGCCGGATTCACCCTTGCCCAGATCCGCGACATCCTTGCCGTCCGCGACGCCGGCAACGCCCCCTGCGGACATGTACGCGAACTGCTCGCCCAACGGCTCGACGCCATCGACGCGCAGCTGGCCGACCTGCACGCCCTACGCTGCACCGTGGCTCAGCTTCACCAGTCCGCCGCCGACGCCGAACCGGACACCTGCCCACCCGAGCAGGTCTGCCGATACCTGTAG
- a CDS encoding alkylmercury lyase family protein, producing MTAAAERQLAVELRSVPECPNLGPARQELRAALADVGLPPEVVTEVVGDYPSPSILVNGLDVMGSTGDGSAACRLDLPTGERIRAALRQAMGPEPATAAAEPSPVDCCAQPGNAIRTDRPRRAEHLPDRLRQVHQTILRHFSTTGTVPTDADIRTAVGAPDLDTANALRELAREDLVAVDSAGRLVAAYPFSPTPTPHVVSFGDVEVFAMCAIDALGMPFMLGTDATITSADPHTDQPVRVTITNGAATYEPAEAVVVYAATGGAGGSVDTCCSTINFFTSAPNAQAWITAHPHLAATVLDQNQAVTLGRDIFEPLLA from the coding sequence ATGACCGCAGCAGCAGAGCGCCAGCTTGCTGTTGAGCTTCGTTCCGTGCCCGAGTGTCCGAACCTTGGCCCGGCTCGGCAGGAGCTGCGCGCCGCGCTGGCCGACGTCGGGCTGCCGCCGGAGGTTGTCACCGAGGTGGTGGGGGACTATCCGTCACCGTCGATCCTGGTCAACGGCTTAGATGTGATGGGCAGCACCGGTGACGGGTCGGCGGCCTGTCGCCTGGACCTTCCCACGGGCGAGCGCATTCGTGCTGCCTTGCGCCAGGCGATGGGCCCCGAACCCGCCACCGCCGCAGCCGAGCCGAGCCCGGTGGATTGCTGCGCGCAGCCGGGCAACGCTATCCGGACCGACCGACCCCGCCGCGCCGAGCATCTGCCCGACCGCCTCCGGCAGGTGCACCAGACGATCCTCCGCCACTTCTCCACTACTGGAACCGTCCCCACGGACGCCGACATCCGCACTGCTGTCGGCGCCCCGGACCTGGACACCGCTAACGCGCTGCGCGAACTCGCCCGGGAAGACCTTGTCGCTGTCGACAGCGCCGGGCGTCTGGTCGCGGCCTACCCGTTCTCCCCAACGCCAACGCCGCACGTGGTCTCATTCGGCGATGTCGAGGTGTTCGCGATGTGCGCCATCGACGCGTTGGGCATGCCGTTCATGCTCGGTACCGACGCAACGATCACCTCCGCTGATCCGCACACCGACCAACCGGTCCGCGTGACCATCACCAACGGTGCCGCCACCTACGAGCCGGCCGAAGCGGTGGTCGTCTACGCAGCCACCGGAGGCGCTGGTGGCTCCGTGGACACCTGCTGCTCCACCATCAACTTCTTCACGAGCGCGCCCAACGCTCAGGCGTGGATCACCGCCCATCCCCACCTGGCCGCCACTGTTCTCGACCAGAACCAGGCCGTCACGCTCGGCCGCGACATCTTCGAACCGCTGCTCGCCTGA
- a CDS encoding YdeI/OmpD-associated family protein: MQGSAKNQQFTATVTAATRGRVLIPVPFNPDTVWGAKPAHHIRGTVNGMGVRAVVEPAGDAFGFTLGPAWLRCCGLAAGDTVSVTIEPEGPQRGDLAEDVAAALDAHPQAGAFFDSLAQFYRRAYLRWIDATKRQPEQRPRRIAEMIELLEAGHKERPRP; encoded by the coding sequence ATGCAAGGCTCCGCAAAAAATCAACAGTTCACCGCCACGGTCACCGCAGCCACACGCGGCCGCGTCCTGATCCCGGTCCCCTTCAACCCGGACACCGTCTGGGGAGCCAAGCCCGCCCACCACATTCGCGGCACCGTCAACGGCATGGGTGTGCGTGCCGTGGTGGAACCAGCGGGCGATGCCTTCGGGTTCACCCTCGGCCCGGCCTGGCTACGGTGCTGCGGCCTGGCCGCCGGCGACACCGTCTCCGTGACCATCGAGCCCGAAGGGCCCCAACGCGGCGACCTCGCCGAAGACGTGGCCGCCGCGCTCGACGCGCATCCGCAAGCTGGCGCGTTCTTCGACTCGTTGGCCCAGTTCTACCGGCGCGCATACCTACGGTGGATCGACGCCACAAAACGCCAACCCGAGCAACGGCCCCGACGCATCGCCGAGATGATCGAACTCCTAGAAGCCGGGCACAAGGAACGCCCGCGCCCTTAG
- a CDS encoding SDR family oxidoreductase, whose translation MTNDGGPPMALDGDDEGRAGRGWTQPEGRVASGDVGELRAGGDSSLQVGEVGSFAFPHHQLAVEDGTRLDGFGDGSGDVCWICPERWLGTFTVPVGAVGFQNGPNCLGPQPWRRPLRCVARQGYPMRRWGQRDQTNSTVKSWSCPHVRDGRAISSQVAKTGFEMNRLDNKEQVMSEETTHQKVALVTGANKGIGRGVAEQLAALGMTVLIGARDPRRGEEVAAAMRAADCDAHAVTLDVTDQATVQEAAKRIEERFGYLDVLINNAGITGSGQVSPEDARDQVPSSVDLDMVRAVFETNVFGVIAVTNAMLPLLRRSPAPRVVNVSSHAASLALTSDPDGPFAALLPSAAYSPSKSALTALTVQYANELRKDGVLVNAVAPGFVDTDSNNHTGFLTVAQGAAVVVRLASLGSDGPTAGFFSEEGSVPW comes from the coding sequence ATGACGAACGACGGCGGACCACCAATGGCTCTTGACGGGGACGACGAGGGCCGGGCCGGCCGCGGGTGGACGCAACCGGAAGGCAGGGTGGCGTCGGGCGATGTCGGGGAGCTGCGCGCCGGCGGTGACTCGTCGCTGCAGGTGGGCGAAGTTGGTTCGTTCGCCTTCCCACACCACCAGCTCGCCGTCGAGGACGGCACCCGGCTCGACGGCTTCGGTGACGGCTCGGGTGATGTCTGCTGGATATGCCCCGAGCGCTGGCTCGGCACGTTCACCGTTCCGGTCGGCGCCGTCGGATTTCAGAATGGTCCGAATTGCCTGGGGCCGCAGCCATGGCGGCGCCCCCTACGGTGTGTCGCTCGGCAGGGCTATCCCATGCGGCGCTGGGGCCAGCGCGACCAGACCAACTCGACCGTGAAGAGTTGGTCCTGTCCGCATGTCAGAGATGGTCGGGCTATCTCGTCTCAGGTTGCGAAGACGGGTTTTGAGATGAACCGCCTCGACAACAAGGAGCAGGTCATGAGCGAGGAGACGACCCACCAGAAGGTCGCGCTGGTCACCGGGGCGAACAAGGGGATCGGTCGTGGGGTTGCCGAGCAACTCGCTGCACTGGGCATGACGGTCCTGATCGGCGCCAGAGACCCGCGGCGCGGCGAGGAGGTCGCTGCGGCGATGCGCGCGGCCGATTGCGACGCGCACGCGGTCACCTTGGACGTCACTGACCAGGCCACCGTCCAGGAGGCCGCGAAGCGGATCGAGGAGCGCTTCGGCTACCTCGACGTACTGATCAACAATGCCGGCATCACCGGCTCCGGGCAGGTTTCACCCGAAGACGCCCGCGATCAAGTCCCCAGTTCCGTCGACCTGGACATGGTCCGAGCGGTGTTTGAGACCAACGTCTTCGGGGTGATCGCGGTGACCAACGCCATGCTGCCGCTGCTGCGGCGGTCACCGGCGCCGCGCGTCGTCAACGTCAGCAGTCACGCCGCGTCGCTGGCTCTTACCAGCGATCCGGACGGGCCCTTCGCGGCGCTGCTGCCGTCGGCTGCGTATTCGCCGTCCAAGAGCGCGCTGACCGCGCTCACCGTGCAGTACGCCAATGAGCTGCGAAAGGACGGCGTCCTGGTCAACGCAGTCGCCCCCGGCTTCGTCGACACGGACAGCAACAACCACACCGGGTTCCTTACGGTCGCGCAGGGCGCCGCAGTCGTGGTGCGGCTGGCTTCGCTCGGCTCGGACGGACCGACTGCCGGGTTCTTCAGCGAGGAGGGTTCGGTGCCCTGGTGA